The DNA region ACCTTAAGATATTTGGCATTGCGTACTAGCGGTGGCAATTAAGGTTACACAGTGAGATTAATCACAAACAAAAGCGACTGTTCGTCTACTTCTGGAAACTCAACTTCCAGAGTATAAGTTGGGTTAAGTTGCTCGCAGCCTAACTCTACACTTAAGTATCCCGGAGTTGAAGATGTTGCCATTGCTAAAGTTCCACTTTTGCGAAGTGTCAAAGTTCCTTTAATAGGTAACTCAGCTTCAACAAGTAACTTCGTAATACCTACAGACTGATACTCTACTTTGATATTCAAATTACCGACAGTCGTTAGCCATTGTCTTTCCACCACTGGACTAGCTGCTGAAAGTGGTAGAGTCAGATTTTCCAGCAGTTGTTTAGCTGCCAGCAACGACAAAGCCATTTGTTGACGCGGTTGTAAATCTGAATAATCGCTCTGAATATTGGGCATATCCAAAGTACTTACAGATCGATAGGTGCTTCTTAGCACCAATCCCGCGATATCGTTTAATGCTTGAGACTCGTTGGGAAAAAAGTTCTCCACCACTTGAACTAATTTTGCTCCCAGAGGTACTGAAGATGTCACCATTGATTGACATTTTTCCAGCAATTGCTGAAAAACTTTCTCCGGTAAAGGACGCGGCAGGTTCAACTTTGACTGTTGTACCATCCACCCCCAGCTAGGAACGAGCGTCATTGAAGGCTCATCAACACAATCGGGATAGTCGATTAATTGTGTTTCCCAAGGAAATAAAGGTGGGTGGTCTTGGGCTTGGATTTGTAAGCGATGCTTAAGGACAGCTTGGAAACGATCTTGCACAGTAGGAATTTCTCCCAATTGAAAGGTCTGGGGCGTTCCTCCCAATTTTGGCTCACTGCTTTTTGAAGCAGTGGCTTCATTGTGGAGGTTTTTTACCCCGTCATTTTCCTGACATTCTACAGATTGGTCGGTATTTTTGACATTATCTGTCAATAACCAACCGAGACACTGAGATTGTAAGGATTCTGAGTCACTATTCATGAGTAGATGCACCTGATCCGGACACTAATGAGTTACGAATTTCCCAAGCTTGCTCAAGAATCTTAAACCATCGTTTTTGAAGTTGTGCCATTGACAGCCCTAAAGTTTTTGCGATTTTTTCATCGGCTTGTCCTTGTTGCTTCAACTCTAGTAAAGATCGTTGCTTATTGTCCAGTTGTGCTGTGTATACTTGCCATTGCTGGGGAGTTAAGCCCAAATTGGTGTGTAAAGAAGCTTCCAGCCACTCGTGAACTAATTCCCAACGATGTAACAAGGCAAACCGAATCAAATGGTACTTGAAGCGCTGTTGTAAGTAATCTCTCTGACGAGGGGTTAAACCTAAAATTGACTCAATTTCCTGTGCTGAGAGATCCTGGAGGCGGAGGGAAAAGTAATTAGCACAGTCAGATTGTTGCCGTTCTTCGAGATAATTCATTAATTCTGTAACTACAACGGAACGCAAAGTATCTTCTTCAAGTTCGGGTTCGGCTTGCGTTGCCATTGTGGAGCGTAATTGATGCACTGCTGGTTCTTCCCAACAACCATCGCCTTCATTATTGCTGCCTTCTGCGGCTTGTTCTATATCTACGCTAGTTTCTGGGGGCTGTTGTTGAGAAAAAGTTTGCGCCCGCAAGATAATTAGCTGCTGCTGACGGCCTGGTAAAGGAATGCGTCGTTTGCCGTAGCGTTCGGTAAATGCCATGTACTCGGACAATTCTAAAAGCGTCTGAGGGCGATAAGTAGCACCAAGTTGATTTTCTCGCCGGAAAGCGTTTAATGCCTCCAGATAAAAACTCTGTAAGAAATCTTCGATTATAGTTAGTCGCCCTTGATAACTTAATTGCTTCTGAGGCGGATTAATGTATCGATAAATAATTGCACTCAGAGTACTGTGTAATTCTACCCTACCCCGATTTGAACCCAACTGATAGTACCTGAGACACTGTTGTAGCCGATGGCGAGCTAGGGTCATCGCCGAGCTTTCTACAGATCCAGAAGCTTGGATACGTTTGCTTTCCTGGCAAATTCGATAGACTTCGGTGGTAATACGTCTTGCTACATCGTGGCAATTCTGTTCCGAAGCTTTGGTTGATTGTTGAAACTCCCTGGACAGGAGTTGAAAGATCACCTCCACGCCTTTAGAATTTTCTCCCAGAATATTTGCAAATGGAATAGTTGCGGTTGCGGCTGAATTCATAGTCTCGGTTTTCAAAAGACCCTAAGTATTTAAATACAACCTGTACGACTGTGGGTGTTGGCTTTTTCGGTTTTACGTATAAGCTAAACGCAGACCAATCCTATATTGAGAATGTGGCTGATTTTATTATTCCCAACTTGGATGGGATTGTTCACATTTTGATAGATGTTATTGCCATTACCCAAGAGCCGTATACAAGTCATTATGGATTTAGAAGCACAAATTCAATTGCTGATTGACAATGCACCCCGCGATGGTATGACACCAAATTTGATTGCAGCAATTGCTCCTGCCCTTAGAACGATCGCTCAAAAATTACGTCACTCCCAGTACTATATTCTCCAAAATTCAGAATCAAGCTGGGTTTTAACTACATTGAGCAATCTTACTAATCCAGGATTGGAAAAGCGCGTTGTTTACGCTTTCCCTACCATACAGGATGTCTCTCTAATTTCCCCTGCTGGGCTTGACCCTCAAATGCTAGCTAAAATTATCCCTGTCACCCATATTTTGTTCCAATTGGTGGCATTGGAACCCGTAGATAGTATCGTTTTTTTGGAGACGCCGGGTAAGACCACCCATACCGTTGAAATTCGACGAACTGAACTAGAAAAACTCATGCAGAAACACTTACGACAGCAGCGATCGCCTAAACAGATACCCCCTGATATTGCATAGAAAAAACTTGGATGTGGGATTTTTTAGATACAATCCCACATCCAAAATTTTAAATCTCAAATTTGTTTGAAAAAGTTTTTGATGAAAAATAAATTAATGCCACTTACTAAACTTCTAGTTCTTTAAAGAAGCAAGCGATCGGCTTAATTTTTCGCCTAATCTAAAATTGCTTAACAAACAGTTATTAGTGAACATTTTTCAAAATTTAGCTGACCATTAAGCAAAAATTCTCCACCTAAGAACAGGTGAAAGGTTTCGCTTGGGGTCTAAAGTCCCCTAAAGTACCTGTTAACTGGTAAATGATTTAATAAAGGCGGCTCAGTGTGAACTCAGCTATATTAATCAATGCCTGGTGGGATTCTGAAGGTGGGAGAACTGCAAGATGTTCAATTGCTAGCTTCGCATGGTGAGCAGCTAACTCTCGCGCCTGCTGTATGCCTTGACTATCTTGAATTAGTGCTAGTGCTTGCTCTAAATCCCCTTCTTGAGCAAACTCTCGCTCAATTAGCACTTCTAAGGATGGTTTTTGGGCTAAAGCAAATAAAACGGGTGCAGTCAGATTACCACTTTTAAGATCCGACCCCACTGGTTTACCCAAGGTATCTGTTGTACTGGTGAAATCTAAAATGTCGTCAACAATTTGAAATGCTATACCAAAATGACGACCGTAGCTATATAGATGCTCAACAGTTTCTCGCGAAACTTCACTAAGTAACCCAGCAGCTTTAGAACTGTTAGCGATTAATGAAGCTGTTTTGTAATAACTCTTTTGAAGATAAGTTTCAATAGAGATGCTAGCATCAAAACGATTCAGTCCCTGCTGAATCTCCCCAGTAGCCAGATCCATAATGACTTCTGAGAGGAGTTTTACTACCTCCAAATTGTCCAAGTTTGCTAAATACCAAGACGATTGGGCAAAAAGAAAATCTCCTGCTAGTATGGCAATGCGATTACCGAACAAACTATGAACGGTAGGAACGCCTCGCCTCACATCTGATTCATCTACCACATCGTCATGTACCAAGCTAGCTGTGTGAATCATTTCTGTAATCTCAGCTAAACGGCGATGACGCGGCGTGATGTCTTGTTCTAACATTGTTGCCCGCGATATTAGCAGGACAATTGCTGGTCTGATACGCTTTCCCCCAGCACCGAATAAATGTTCGGCTGCTGCAAACAGAATGGGGTGGCGATTTCCAACTAGCTGTTTTAGGTTATCTGCTAGTAGTCGCAGGTCTGCTTCCACAGGGGTAAACAGGGAGGTGGCTGGGGTCATGGATGGGCGGACTCTGACTTAGGTTACGAAAGTTTACATATCCTACACTCATTTTAAGATAACCCTGTGCCAGCGCAAAGTTTTCATAAGGTAATCCCATTTTCATGAGTCTATAGGTGATACTTGAGGTTAATAGTGTATTTGTCAATAAGCAATTATGCTTAATTGTTGAAAACTTAGGTTTAAAAATAACTTTACACACGAGTTATAAGTACATGGGAATAAATATAAGCTTAAATTATAGTAAGTAGTTTCTCGGTACACCTTTACCGCCACAGTTCAAAATAAAAATTAAGCAATGTTCCCTATTGACAAAATGGATTTAACTAAAATGAGTCATCAACGAGTCAGACTAAATTTATTCAGGACTGAAGTGTAGCTACTCAAAAAATTTGAAATTTAGCAGTCGAACAGGCTCAAAATTTAATGTCGTTGTGTTACGCTAAAATATAGGAATTTTAAATTTTTCAGATATTCACACCCCAAAAGTAAGTCACCTAGTAGTTGATTTTACTGACTCGGTGATGTAGGTCTAAAATAATTAGTCGTAGTTTAAAATTAAGGAAATAATTCCTTTGATTTTTCCTACGATCCGCCAAACTCCTGGTTTGGAGCTATGCGATATCCCTATGGGAAGCCGCTACACGTCTTCAGCGCACGTTGAGCGCAAGCATTGCTCCTTTCACAGCAATGTGATCAAAAATAAAGCAGATCAAGTAGACCGCAAAGAATCATAGTTTTAGATTGCTTTTTAGCAATCTAACTGCTGTGGGATCTATGGTCTGCAAGAAGTCGTATTAGAGAAGAAATTATTTGTCTATAGAGAATTTTATCTCTATGGGTAATTTTACCATTATGAAGCTACAGCCATCAAGATGCACTTGCTTGGCTGAGGTTCTACTAATTTTATGGAATTTTATATTCATTTAGAAAGGTGCTAGTAGAACAATGATTTGCGGAAGTATACCTATGATGATTTTTATTTTAGCGTCTGGATATTTGTTCACAGTCTACCTGTTACTAGCACTGGCAAAGCGAACAGGTACAAAGACTGTTGCTAGAAGTTTTTCTTCATCTACCGAAGGAAAACACAAGCAGGAGATATCAGTAAGGGCAAAGGTGACTGAAGCAGTTAATAGTCAGTAGGGATTGGGCATTGGGCATTGGGCATTGGGCATTGAAAAGAGGACTTGGGGACTCTTGAGAATTGGGGACAAGGGGAAACACTTGTTGCAAGTTCTGATTTAAGTCCCCTTGTCCCCTTGTCCCCTTGTCCCCTTGTCTCCACTGCCCCCTGCCCCCTGCCTCCTTCAATGGAGTTGGGAAATAGCGGTATCAGTGAAGCAAACCTCTTCAACCATTGGGGTATAACCTAGCCACTGCACTCCTGACTGGGAAAACTGTTTCGGACAACCGCTAACGGCGAAGCGAGTTGGCAGTGGGAGGTGGGTATTTTTTAAGCTTAATAAGTCTAACTCCTGGGCACAAGCTGCTACGACATGAACAGCTGGGTCAATCAGTTGGACATGGGAGGGGAGGAGCGATCGCAATACTGGTGTCAGGTGAGGATAATGGGTACAGCCGTGAACTAAGGTGTCAATTTCCTGCTCTAGTAAAGGCTCTAGATAGGCTCGTGCTACTTCGGCAGTGTAGGGGTCGTGAATCCGGTTTTGCTCGATGAGTGGCACAAACTCTGGACATCCAACTTGCCAGACTTGAACTTCAGGAGCAATTTCGATTATTGCGTGCTTATAAGCATTACTTTTCGCTGTAGCGGGAGTGGCAATTACACCAATCCGCTTTCCTTGCTGTACGGCAGCTTTTGCACCCGGTAGGATTACTCCCAAAATGGGTATATTGAATTCCTGACGCACGGTTTCAAGGGCCAGAGCAGAACTGGTGTTACAAGCCATAATTACCATTTTTACCTGCTGCTGTTGTAGCCAGGTAATAATTTCACGCGTGAATTGTAAAATTTCTGCTTGTGAACGAATTCCATAAGGAAGTCGGGCTGTATCCCCAAAGTAAATAATTGATTCATTGGGAAGTTGCCGATATAGTTGTCGTAGTACCGTCAGCCCACCCACACCACTGTCAAAGATGCCAATTGGGGCACGTTGGGGTTCTTGATCAGAAAAATTGTCAAGATTCGCTTCAAAGATCAAAGATGAATACACAGGCAGATATTAATTTGGTTTTGGGATTTAAAATACAGAATTTAGCAGACAATCTCCAATTTGACCACTAAATTCTGGATGCCAAAGAAGTCTAAATACCACCTTTTAATTAGTCATTTTTACTATATTAATTAGCGCTGTAAGTATTTTAAGATGCCACGAGCGATCGCTTCTGCCATCTGATTTTGATACTCTGATGTTCCCAATCTGGGATTGTCTTCTCGACCAGTCATATAACCTGTTTCTACTAAAATCGAGGGCATAGAGCTTTTTCTGAGGACGTAGAATCTGGCTTTGCGGGTTCCCCGGTCTTTGATTGTGCTGATGTTCTGGAGGATGGTTTTGCGAACTACTTCAGCCAGAGCATAACCACTATCGTAATAATATACTTCTAACCCATTAACATCAGGACGATTATCAACCGAATTAGCGTGAATGCTGACAAAGGCAGTCGCATTAACTCGCTCGGCTATTTCTACCCGTCCCTGAAGTTCTACAAAAAAGTCAGCATCCCGTGTGAGTACTGCCTGTACACCATTTTGCTCTAAAATTGCTGCTACCCTTTTACCAATAGGCAGGATTACGTCCTTTTCTAAAAGTCCGCCTAGACCTGGGGCACCTGAATCTTTTCCACCATGTCCTGGGTCAATCACAACTAGTAATTTCCCTCTGGGAACTGAGGGGCGCGGCTGTGGCTGGGAGATAGGACGGGGATTATCTGTGGGGTTTGGGAATTGACTTAGATTTGGCGATGGCAGAGGAGGTAAAGCAATAGGAGGTGTGACGCTACCAGAGCGTTGTAATTCTAAAGCCAAAAGCTGGTCGCCAACTTGATTGAGTTCTCCAATTTGTACTCCGGCTGCTGGTTGAATTAAGACGACGACAGTATTAGATTCTTGTGGTTGCAGACGAACTCGCAGGATAGGGCTATTAGCATTAAAATTCGGGCCTGTAACTCTGGGGGCTAACCGAGCATTGTTGATGGTAATACGGAACAGACCAGAAGTTCTATCCCAGCCTCCTGTAGCAGATAAAGCTTGGTCGCCTCTAATCAGCAGTTGTGTGCCATTACCTGCCAATTGCACAGACTGAATGGTAGCAGGTGAAGTGTTAGTAGATGGTATTGGGCGTGAAGTATTACCTCCAGGCAACTGGGCAATACCACGACTGGGCAGAACCACAAAACCACCAATACTGCTAGTTGTTGCTCGCCAATTTTGACTATTTTCGTCCACCTGTAAAGTTATGCGAACAACAGATGGGCTTGTTTGTAGTTGGCTGAACTGAATGCGGTTGACACCATAGCGATTAATCGGCAAATCGCGCTGCCCTAGATTTGGTGATAAAGTAGCGCCAGTAATATCGATGTTAACTGCCCTTTGGTCGTTGCTACGATTTACCTGAATCTGAGGATTACCACCATTGGTGCGGATGAAAAAACCATCGCCTGTGACTTGTAAGTTCTCAATTTGAGTAACTCTGGCGGCAAGTATTCCGTTTTTAGGCGGATTGACAGAGCTTGGTGTCACCACGTTATAAATATTTCTTGGGGGGAACAGTGGTGGAGATGTTTTCGGTGAAGTCTCTGTTGCTATGGCTTGTTCTTGTTGCCCCCCAGTATTTGAGGGTACATTCTCAGCTACTGGCGCAGGTAATTGTACCATCCAGCGATCGCCAGTTGTGCCAACAAATTGTACTCCCTTGGGGTCAAGAGTATAACCAGGAGTCAGTTCAACGACTATGCGCGTTGTTTGTTCGTCAAACTGCCCAACACGGATAGCGCGGATTGCACCGCCCACCTGTTGGGTTAACTGCGGACGCCCAAATGTGGTTCCTGGCAAATCAATTACTAAACGAGTGGGGTTAAAAATTAATTGTGCTTGGGGTTGAACATCCCCTGAAGTATTAAATTCCAGACGATTTTGGTTGGTATCAAAACGCCAAGATTGGAGTCTCGCGGCCATTGCCGGCGACGACAGCATGAAGATAGTTCCAATAGTACTGGATAGTAACCAGTGTAATTTCACAGTCCTTTCTCCTAATTCACATTCATGGGAGCCGTCAGCCCCTTTGGGGAAGTCAAAAGTTAAAAATTTACCAAGCCCATAAATAAATTTATTTGCTCTGTACCTTTTGATTTCTGGTCAACATCTCAACATATTGGCAAATCCTCACACCGTCACCGCGCATACTTGAGTTTTACGCTGTTATTAAGACACAGCTAATGGCGTAAAATATAGCACGCTCCTCTGATTTTGCCATGCCATGAGCCTATATAAATTTGACTGTCAATTTTAGATTTTAGATTCCTAATTTTAGATTTTTTGATTTTTGGTTGATGGTGGACTATCGCTTTGATACACTAACACTCCTTGTGGTATGAAATAATTCCATTATCAATAGGACTTACGCAAAAATTGCTAAAAAGCTTAATTTCTCGAACCGCCAAGACGCCAAGAGCGCCGAGAATTCGTAGAGTGTGCGTAAGTCCTAATCAAAAATTTAAAATTCTCAACCCCCATCCCTTTATCAGTGGGGTTAATCCAAAATCCAAAATCCAAAATCCAAAATGGCTTGGCTTGCAAATCATCAGATGACAATAACAAAGAAGCTACTCCTATCCCGCCGCAAAAATACTTAAATTGTTTACTACTAAATCGGATAAAAATGGTAAAGATTAGATGTATTTACTCAATAATTTCGACTAAATTACTTATCTTCTCTTTAGATACTGAAGAACGCCACGAGCGATCGCTTCTGCCATTTGATTTTGGTAAGCTGAGGTTCTGAGCCTAGCCATATCCTGTCGACCAGTCATATAACCTGTTTCCACGAGGATAGAAGGCATAGAACTTTTTCTGAGGACATAAAATCTGGCTCGCCGCACTCCCCTGTCTTTGATAGTACTAATGCTTTGAAGAATGCTACTGCGGACAATACGAGCTAGATCCAGACCGCTATCGTAATAATAGACTTCTAAGCCATTAACATCGGGACGACTCGCACCTGCGGAGTTAGCGTGAATGCTAACAAACACATCAGCATTAGCTCGCTCTGCTAATTGCACCCGTCCTGGA from Nostoc commune NIES-4072 includes:
- a CDS encoding PatU — encoded protein: MNSDSESLQSQCLGWLLTDNVKNTDQSVECQENDGVKNLHNEATASKSSEPKLGGTPQTFQLGEIPTVQDRFQAVLKHRLQIQAQDHPPLFPWETQLIDYPDCVDEPSMTLVPSWGWMVQQSKLNLPRPLPEKVFQQLLEKCQSMVTSSVPLGAKLVQVVENFFPNESQALNDIAGLVLRSTYRSVSTLDMPNIQSDYSDLQPRQQMALSLLAAKQLLENLTLPLSAASPVVERQWLTTVGNLNIKVEYQSVGITKLLVEAELPIKGTLTLRKSGTLAMATSSTPGYLSVELGCEQLNPTYTLEVEFPEVDEQSLLFVINLTV
- the hetZ gene encoding heterocyst differentiation protein HetZ produces the protein MNSAATATIPFANILGENSKGVEVIFQLLSREFQQSTKASEQNCHDVARRITTEVYRICQESKRIQASGSVESSAMTLARHRLQQCLRYYQLGSNRGRVELHSTLSAIIYRYINPPQKQLSYQGRLTIIEDFLQSFYLEALNAFRRENQLGATYRPQTLLELSEYMAFTERYGKRRIPLPGRQQQLIILRAQTFSQQQPPETSVDIEQAAEGSNNEGDGCWEEPAVHQLRSTMATQAEPELEEDTLRSVVVTELMNYLEERQQSDCANYFSLRLQDLSAQEIESILGLTPRQRDYLQQRFKYHLIRFALLHRWELVHEWLEASLHTNLGLTPQQWQVYTAQLDNKQRSLLELKQQGQADEKIAKTLGLSMAQLQKRWFKILEQAWEIRNSLVSGSGASTHE
- the sds gene encoding solanesyl diphosphate synthase — encoded protein: MTPATSLFTPVEADLRLLADNLKQLVGNRHPILFAAAEHLFGAGGKRIRPAIVLLISRATMLEQDITPRHRRLAEITEMIHTASLVHDDVVDESDVRRGVPTVHSLFGNRIAILAGDFLFAQSSWYLANLDNLEVVKLLSEVIMDLATGEIQQGLNRFDASISIETYLQKSYYKTASLIANSSKAAGLLSEVSRETVEHLYSYGRHFGIAFQIVDDILDFTSTTDTLGKPVGSDLKSGNLTAPVLFALAQKPSLEVLIEREFAQEGDLEQALALIQDSQGIQQARELAAHHAKLAIEHLAVLPPSESHQALINIAEFTLSRLY
- the murI gene encoding glutamate racemase; translation: MYSSLIFEANLDNFSDQEPQRAPIGIFDSGVGGLTVLRQLYRQLPNESIIYFGDTARLPYGIRSQAEILQFTREIITWLQQQQVKMVIMACNTSSALALETVRQEFNIPILGVILPGAKAAVQQGKRIGVIATPATAKSNAYKHAIIEIAPEVQVWQVGCPEFVPLIEQNRIHDPYTAEVARAYLEPLLEQEIDTLVHGCTHYPHLTPVLRSLLPSHVQLIDPAVHVVAACAQELDLLSLKNTHLPLPTRFAVSGCPKQFSQSGVQWLGYTPMVEEVCFTDTAISQLH
- a CDS encoding N-acetylmuramoyl-L-alanine amidase; amino-acid sequence: MKLHWLLSSTIGTIFMLSSPAMAARLQSWRFDTNQNRLEFNTSGDVQPQAQLIFNPTRLVIDLPGTTFGRPQLTQQVGGAIRAIRVGQFDEQTTRIVVELTPGYTLDPKGVQFVGTTGDRWMVQLPAPVAENVPSNTGGQQEQAIATETSPKTSPPLFPPRNIYNVVTPSSVNPPKNGILAARVTQIENLQVTGDGFFIRTNGGNPQIQVNRSNDQRAVNIDITGATLSPNLGQRDLPINRYGVNRIQFSQLQTSPSVVRITLQVDENSQNWRATTSSIGGFVVLPSRGIAQLPGGNTSRPIPSTNTSPATIQSVQLAGNGTQLLIRGDQALSATGGWDRTSGLFRITINNARLAPRVTGPNFNANSPILRVRLQPQESNTVVVLIQPAAGVQIGELNQVGDQLLALELQRSGSVTPPIALPPLPSPNLSQFPNPTDNPRPISQPQPRPSVPRGKLLVVIDPGHGGKDSGAPGLGGLLEKDVILPIGKRVAAILEQNGVQAVLTRDADFFVELQGRVEIAERVNATAFVSIHANSVDNRPDVNGLEVYYYDSGYALAEVVRKTILQNISTIKDRGTRKARFYVLRKSSMPSILVETGYMTGREDNPRLGTSEYQNQMAEAIARGILKYLQR